From Vicia villosa cultivar HV-30 ecotype Madison, WI unplaced genomic scaffold, Vvil1.0 ctg.002484F_1_1, whole genome shotgun sequence, one genomic window encodes:
- the LOC131638923 gene encoding protein CHROMATIN REMODELING 8, which produces MEEEQDRILLTTLGVKSANPEDIERRVLEKARNGAVTVTEAEGNTEENQCSTTLPETLDPLSELHQKLRAIEFEIGAVSSTIQRPRDVDKDGEGGDVDEEDLEEGADEGNGSELQRVLAADRLRSLEKTKAQLEKELSRFSKDGDPQSIERRKVIFSLVKEDRKPKKKLKDDRKLSKRPAKRFKTVSFDDDADFDAVLDAASTGFVETERDELVRKGIFTPFHKLKGFERRIQQPEASTSHNAAEQGNSNNLVLSSVERAARSFSQAARARPTSKLLEPGEVPKLDAPTIPFRRLKKPLQLPKPQDSEGDLNTDSKKKKRRPLPGRKWTKRVSSEDRQLEGSENANGGLDTSSCDSLEGHDVELSEHDSSYVTLEGGLKIPENIFEALFDYQKVGVQWLWELHCQRAGGIIGDEMGLGKTIQVLSFLGALHFSGMYKPSIIVCPVTLLRQWKREAKKWYPKFHVELVHDSAHDLASEKKRAESDGTDSESNNSSDNDYERSVPSRNPRKWKTLINRVMRSESGLLITTYEQLRILGDQLLDFEWGYAVLDEGHKIKNPNAEVTLACKQLQTVHRIIMTGAPIQNKLSELWSLFDFVFPGKLGVLPVFEAEFAVPIAVGGYSNASPLQVSTAYRCAVVLRDLIMPYLLRRMKADVNAQLPKKTEHVLFCSLTPEQVSAYRAFLASTEVEEILDGGRNSLYGIDVMRKICNHPDLLEREHAFSDPDYGNPERSGKMKVVAQVLNVWKEQGHRVLLFTQTQQMLDIFEKYLTTSGHIYRRMDGLTPVKHRMALMDEFNASSDIFVFILTTKVGGLGTNLTGADRVIIFDPDWNPSTDMQARERAWRIGQKRDVTIYRLITRGTIEEKVYHRQIYKHFLTNKILKNPQQKRFFKARDMKDLFVLNVDGETGSTETSNIFSQIAEDVNIIGTHQDNQDNESSHTAELGSEDAAVGNDGKSQGGSSRGKGKEKVDKSNGVGEEANILKSLFDANGIHSAMNHDLIMDAHDEEKMRLDEQASQVAQRAAEALRKSRMIRSNESVSVPTWTGRSGAAGAPSSVRRKFGSTVNPRLLNNSKASNESPSSGSNKFNGYAAGTSSGKALSSAEILSKIRGNQEKAVSVGLEHQLGMSSTSTNHSRDVRTSRAPENSSGFQPEVMIRKICSFFQQKGGSCSSSSIVQYFKDRIPSKDLALFKNMLKEIATLQKGSNGSYWVLRPEYQE; this is translated from the exons ATGGAAGAAGAACAGGATCGAATTCTTCTTACTACTTTGGGCGTTAAATCCGCCAATCCTGAAGATATCGAACGCCGCGTTTTGGAAAAG GCTAGGAATGGTGCAGTTACTGTTACTGAAGCTGAAGGGAACACTGAGGAAAACCAATGTTCTACTACTTTACCTGAAACCCTTGATCCGTTATCTGaacttcatcagaagttgagggcTATAGAATTTGAAATTGGCGCGGTTTCTTCGACTATTCAGCGGCCGAGAGACGTTGATAAGGATGGAGAAGGTGGTGATGTTGACGAGGAGGATTTGGAGGAAGGGGCTGACGAGGGAAATGGTTCTGAACTTCAGCGTGTTCTTGCTGCCGATAGGCTGAGAAGTCTTGAGAAAACGAAGGCGCAACTTGAGAAAGAGCTTTCTAGATTTTCTAAGGATGGTGATCCGCAAAGCATTGAGCGGAGAAAAGTCATATTTAGTTTAGTTAAGGAAGATAGGAAACCGAAGAAGAAGCTTAAAGATGATAGGAAATTGAGCAAGAGGCCTGCAAAACGGTTTAAGACGGTCTCGTTTGATGATGATGCTGATTTTGATGCTGTTCTCGATGCAGCCTCTACGGGCTTTGTAGAAACC GAAAGGGATGAATTGGTTAGAAAAGGAATTTTCACCCCTTTTCATAAGTTGAAGGGCTTTGAGCGCCGTATTCAACAACCTGAAGCATCAACTAGTCATAATGCTGCTGAGCAGGGAAATTCCAACAATCTTGTTTTGTCCAGTGTTGAAAGAGCTGCCAGATCATTTTCTCAGGCAGCAAGAGCTCGCCCAACATCCAAGCTGCTTGAGCCTGGAGAGGTACCGAAGCTTGATGCGCCCACTATTCCTTTTCGCAGGCTTAAGAAACCACTACAATTACCCAAACCTCAAGACAGTGAGGGGGATCTAAATACagattcaaaaaagaaaaagaggcgaCCTTTGCCTGGTAGGAAATGGACCAAACGTGTTTCTTCTGAGGATAGACAACTGGAAGGAAGTG AAAATGCTAATGGTGGCTTGGACACTTCCAGTTGTGATAGTTTAGAAGGCCATGATGTAGAACTTTCTGAACATGATTCTTCTTATGTCACATTAGAAGGTGGACTGAAAATCCCTGAGAACATATTTGAAGCTCTGTTTGACTATCAAAAGGTTGGTGTTCAATGGCTATGGGAGTTGCACTGCCAAAGAGCTGGTGGAATTATTGGTGATGAAATGGGTCTTGGGAAAACTATACAAGTATTATCATTTCTGGGTGCATTGCATTTTAGTGGCATGTATAAACCCAGCATTATTGTCTGTCCTGTCACACTCCTGCGACAGTGGAAAAGGGAAGCAAAAAAGTGGTATCCTAAATTCCATGTAGAACTTGTACATGATTCTGCGCATGATCTGGCTTCTGAAAAGAAGCGAGCTGAATCCGATGGAACAGACTCTGAAAGCAATAATTCAAGCGACAATGATTATGAGAGAAGTGTACCATCTAGAAACCCAAGAAAGTGGAAAACCCTGATAAACCGTGTCATGAGATCAGAATCTGGATTACTCATCACCACTTATGAGCAGCTAAGGATATTGGGGGACCAGTTGCTTGACTTTGAATGGGGTTATGCAGTTCTTGATGAAGGACATAAAATAAAGAATCCAAATGCAGAAGTCACCCTAGCTTGCAAACAGCTACAAACTGTACACCGCATCATCATGACTGGTGCACCTATTCAGAACAAACTGAGCGAGTTATGGTcgttgtttgattttgttttccCTGGAAAATTGGGTGTTTTGCCTGTATTTGAAGCAGAGTTTGCAGTTCCTATAGCTGTTGGTGGATATTCAAATGCTTCTCCATTACAAGTATCCACAGCATACAG GTGTGCTGTTGTACTGCGTGATTTAATTATGCCTTATCTTCTCCGACGAATGAAGGCTGATGTAAATGCCCAACTTCCCAAGAAAACTGAGCATGTTCTGTTTTGCAGCCTTACACCAGAGCAAGTATCTGCTTATAGAGCATTTTTAGCCAGCACTGAAGTGGAAGAAATATTGGATGGAGGCAGGAATTCGCTTTATGGAATTGATGTGATGCGCAAGATCTGCAACCACCCAGACCTACTTGAAAGGGAACATGCCTTCAGTGATCCAGATTATGGAAATCCAGAACGTAGTGGGaaaatgaaagttgtagctcAAGTGCTCAATGTTTGGAAGGAGCAGGGTCACCGTGTTCTTCTTTTTACTCAAACCCAACAAATGCTTGACATTTTTGAGAAATATTTGACCACTTCTGGTCATATATACCGGAGAATGGATGGTCTCACTCCTGTAAAACATAGAATGGCTTTAATGGATGAATTTAATGCCTCAAGTgatatttttgttttcattttaacAACCAAAGTTGGGGGGTTGGGAACAAATCTTACTGGTGCAGATAGGGTGATCATCTTTGACCCTGATTGGAATCCTTCAACTGATATGCAG GCTAGAGAGCGTGCGTGGCGAATTGGTCAGAAACGGGATGTGACAATATATAGGTTAATCACACGTGGAACTATAGAGGAGAAAGTGTATCATCGTCAGATTTACAAACATTTTCTCACCAATAAGATCTTGAAGAACCCACAACAGAAAAGGTTCTTCAAAGCCCGAGATATGAAAGATCTTTTTGTATTGAATGTGGATGGAGAAACCGGTTCAACAGAGACGTCGAATATTTTCAGTCAAATAGCTGAAGATGTAAATATTATTGGGACACATCAAGATAATCAGGATAATGAATCTAGTCATACTGCTGAATTGGGTTCCGAAGATGCTGCAGTTGGTAATGATGGCAAATCCCAAGGAGGATCTTCAAGAGGAAAAGGGAAAGAGAAGGTTGACAAAAGTAATGGAGTTGGTGAAGAAGCGAATATATTGAAAAGTCTTTTTGATGCTAATGGGATACAT AGTGCCATGAACCATGATTTGATCATGGATGCCCATGATGAGGAGAAGATGAGACTTGACGAGCAAGCTTCCCAGGTTGCACAAAGAGCAGCAGAAGCTTTACGTAAGTCACGAATGATTCGAAGCAACGAAAGCGTCTCTGTTCCTACATGGACCGGAAGGTCAGGAGCTGCTGGTGCACCATCGTCTGTTCGGCGGAAGTTTGGTTCAACTGTGAATCCCCGGTTGCTAAATAATAGCAAAGCTTCTAATGAATCACCCAGCAGTGGATCTAACAAATTCAATGGATATGCTGCTGGGACGTCTTCTGGTAAGGCATTATCGTCTGCTGAAATATTATCTAAAATTCGAGGTAATCAAGAAAAAGCCGTCAGTGTTGGGCTTGAGCATCAGTTAGGAATGTCGTCAACTTCCACAAATCATTCAAGAGATGTTAGAACATCCAGGGCACCTGAAAATTCATCTGGATTCCAACCTGAAGTAATGATTCGAAAAATCTGCTCCTTTTTCCAACAGAAAGGTGGCAGTTGTAGTTCATCCAGCATAGTTCAGTATTTCAAGGACAGGATCCCGTCAAAAGATCTTGCCCTGTTCAAGAACATGTTAAAGGAAATAGCCACTCTGCAGAAAGGATCAAATGGTTCCTATTGGGTTCTGAGGCCAGAATATCAAGAATAG
- the LOC131638929 gene encoding hydroxyproline O-galactosyltransferase GALT5-like, whose translation MFNGEILCQFMLLQAHSLQLEAFSVAIKRLDPGLPKPMLQFVSSCRNKSDEDRLQILKEKSIELNVNEQVEFHKNVTYRLFYDPFANKIYDYANGIAALRSLKYSNSDTVIYVGCGERVEMKWLRIAADRISSEGLWLIGLRNYWSEVKCEKWIRDEDSHSEESNATWWLPRLIGQEHNITLDWTYPFAEGRLFVLTLTAGLEGYHVIVDGKHETSFPYRTGFSLKDATGLSIKRDIDVHSIYAASLPTSHPVSAPQMHLELLPQWKAPPILDKNVEPFIGILSAGNHFAERMVVRKSWMQHKLIKSSHVIARFFVALVREVFKHLLSEVFKYLLREVFPYKDP comes from the exons ATGTTTAATGGAGAAATCCTGTGTCAG TTTATGTTACTTCAG GCTCACAGTCTCCAACTTGAGGCCTTTTCAGTTGCCATTAAGAGATTAGATCCCGGCTTGCCGAAACCTATGCTCCAGTTTGTCAGCAGCTGTAGAAATAAATCAGATGAAGATAGACTACAAATCTTAAAAGAGAAATCAATTGAGCTGAATGTGAATGAACAAGTGGAATTCCACAAGAATGTAACATACAG ATTATTTTATGATCCCTTTGCCAATAAAATTTATGATTATGCCAATGGAATTGCTGCTTTGAGGTCTTTAAAG TATTCAAATTCTGATACTGTTATTTACGTTGGCTGTGGAGAACGTGTAGAAATGAAATGGCTGAG GATAGCAGCAGACCGAATTTCATCAGAGGGATTATGGTTAATTGGGTTAAGAAATTATTGGAGTGAG GTAAAATGTGAAAAGTGGATTCGCGATGAAGATAGTCATTCAGAGGAGTCTAACGCAACATGGTGGTTACCTAGACTGATAGGGCAGGAACACAACATCACTTTAGATTGGACATACCCTTTCGCAGAAGGAAGATTATTTGTTCTCACTTTAACTGCTGGCTTGGAAGGTTACCATGTTATTGTGGACGGAAAGCACGAGACATCTTTTCCCTATCGCACG GGCTTCTCTCTTAAGGATGCTACCGGTCTATCTATTAAAAGGGATATCGATGTGCACTCTATATATGCTGCTTCTTTACCAACATCACATCCAGTTTCTGCACCACAGATGCATCTAGAATTACTTCCTCAATGGAAAGCTCCACCTATTCTCGATAAGAATGTTGAGCCCTTCATTGGAATACTTTCTGCCGGCAACCATTTTGCGGAACGAATGGTAGTAAGAAAATCATGGATGCAACATAAGCTAATCAAATCTTCACATGTTATAGCTCGATTCTTTGTTGCTCTGGTAAGAGAAGTCTTTAAGCATCTGCTGAGTGAAGTCTTTAAGTATCTACTGAGAGAAGTCTTTCCCTACAAAGATCCGTAA
- the LOC131638912 gene encoding uncharacterized protein At1g03900 codes for MSLEEEEEAFEHTLLVVREVAVYKIPPRTTSGGYKCGEWLQSDKIWSGRLRVVSRRDRCEIRLEDPNSGDLFAACFVFPGQREGSVEPVLDSSRYFVLKIEDGQGKHAFIGLGFTERNEAFDFNVALSDHEKYVRREHDKESGNADAGEDSQIDIHPAVNHRLKEGETIRINVKHKVAGGAGMLSAAGLTGVHVATPKPKVLNLAPPPSGTGKIRSALPPPPNDPVAARIASTTLGSSVKGTHEGERHSTNDSLSDLSQLQKNLPSSTTPGSTAASGWAAF; via the exons ATGTCgttagaggaagaggaagaggctTTCGAGCACACGCTACTGGTGGTACGCGAAGTCGCCGTCTACAAGATCCCGCCGCGCACTACCTCCGGCGGCTACAAGTGCGGCGAGTGGCTTCAATCCGATAAGATCTGGTCGGGACGCCTCCGGGTAGTATCACGCCGGGACCGATGTGAGATCCGGTTAGAAGATCCAAACTCCGGCGATCTCTTCGCCGCGTGCTTCGTCTTCCCCGGTCAGCGTGAGGGTTCTGTAGAACCGGTTCTCGATTCGTCTCGTTACTTTGTCCTTAAGATCGAAGATGGTCAAGGTAAGCacgcattcattggattagggtTCACGGAGAGGAATGAAGCTTTTGATTTCAATGTTGCGTTATCTGATCATGAAAAGTATGTCCGGCGAGAGCATGATAAGGAGTCCGGTAACGCCGATGCCGGAGAGGACTCTCAGATCGACATTCACCCTGCTGTAAATCATAGGCTCAAG GAGGGGGAAACCATCAGGATTAATGTGAAGCATAAGGTGGCTGGTGGAGCTGGCATGCTTTCCGCTGCTGGCCTAACGGGTGTGCATGTTGCAACACCAAAGCCGAAAGTATTAAACCTTGCTCCCCCACCAAGTGGTACAGGGAAAATCAGATCTGCTCTTCCACCGCCACCAAATGATCCTGTTGCTGCCCGGATTGCTTCTACCACTCTCGGATCTAGTGTTAAAGGGACACACGAAGGCGAGAGACATAGTACTAATGATTCTCTATCCGATCTTTCTCAATTACAG AAGAATCTTCCCTCGTCAACTACTCCTGGGTCAACCGCTGCTTCAGGATGGGCAGCCTTCTAG